One segment of Pempheris klunzingeri isolate RE-2024b chromosome 20, fPemKlu1.hap1, whole genome shotgun sequence DNA contains the following:
- the LOC139219615 gene encoding LOW QUALITY PROTEIN: alpha-tectorin-like (The sequence of the model RefSeq protein was modified relative to this genomic sequence to represent the inferred CDS: inserted 1 base in 1 codon) — MGSQIMLRVLILGMIRPLYPIAGTTSSRSDDGSSPQISLQRPFAYFGHLYHNIYVNHNGHLTFDHSWHSYTPERFPMHGSRDIIAPFWTDLDNRGNGQISYQQYTSGSVLQRATHDINSYFPGLNFIANWVFVATWYEVAYYPTTGTAGYDTIQSIHHFSIPGSFSDASQGSNSNFRLRSNVNVPGRWAFRTDSGTRGCTFNEQCGRGLPYYRVEGKNEHRGSTRVSWTRLVKVFVYGETIELVKGRRGEAKVNGNFAATPISLGNGTVQVYQTGFSVIVSTDFGLEVSYDTNHYVKIRLPYTYQNATCGLCGDFNGNPRDDFRTRQGEVVSSDVIFANSWQAPGDNEAGCGTRCGGLDCAGCTAAQTALYSNTAHCGILQSTSGPFSSCHHQLPPQSFVQSCVYDLCVGGGYQPILCQALNVYASRCQQNGVQLPSWRREGFCEIPCPSNSHFESQGTGCPATCVNPNSTHNCPLPAQESCICNAGYILSGGVCVPHAECGCSFEDRYYRSGETVILDEDCGRRCRCSYGSMTCHSHSCDHLESCRVEEGERGCRPNSYATCWTKGPGSYHTFDGLAYQYPGACRLTLAKVMGLSSHPHFMVTAEKVPRGLQGFARVLKFEAEGTQISIEMAGSSKVQVDSRRIRLPFSSASNRIQIYHSSIHSIILRTSFGVTVQTVWPHFVRVTAPGIYSGSLGGLCGNYNGHPHDDFRTPNGILVNSSQDFGDSWRDGSLAAHCVDRVNHNSSFSPEQTCPQNSHYELCGTSCPSACPSLSFPFTCTTVCQEGCQCDDGFVLNGNQCVPPIACGCYHQGRYRRGGEQFWDGEECQSLCSCNGTTGAVHCVPNSCGPQESCRVVDGEFGCHPSPHGTCSASGDPHYLTFDGKAYDFQGTCRYVLATPCNTTDGLHQFSVEAKNEPWNGWPVSITAEVFVNVWGYRVHMSRDNHGVVQVNGVTKNLPIVLNGSHVSIYASGSRTFVSADFGVSVTYDGWSTVSISVPSSYRGKMCGLCGNFNGNPNDEWHTPSGMMVNTPNEFGRTWKVAGNYTCSDGCGSSCPRCTNDRPARAQCEVIQAADGPFSFCHEQVDPAPYFSDCVFDVCVHYELCGTDCGHTCASSIDATCEEVCSEGCFCDEGFVRSGTTCVPVESCGCQYDGFYYNAGESFWTEGCSQRCECHAPNDLRCSASSCTPAQECTIRNGQLGCFDAMSTCTVWGDPHYITFDGALAHFQGTCSYIISESVSHGINETQFQVVATNNHRGNNRVSFVSAVDIYLSNQLESTYIRIGPNKRVKVNGSEVSPPTTAGPLAQSSLTATVLYWSESVKTVKTESSGCVETSTVXPADDKVLPNGTSAQNDNHFGHSWKAPTSQAGCGSTDERNGDGLNDCPFMGEYSELCSVITNTSGPFSACHLHSDPQPFFSSCVYDLCLYTPANGMLCSAVSAYERTCSVLGLNIPDWRSGLQCAESDPCEQLDCTEYEWCGEKDGVYGCFCDEHHHRPNNESYDSSITCVSSSATMSVSRCQLFEAGFYSSALHLREDSCNGTLQDGRLVFHFNNDENLCGTVLRSNGTHFIYENTIQGDVDPHDGLISRQRNIHLPFCCEYPLVQALSMAVGINPVESIVRKKLPSGRGLYHMRMIPYQDAGFHFPLTSGRNIEMEIDQRLYVEVRTEGVDQRQISTILDSCWATPVNLPSYPVRWDLISAECPNPADGTVELVQNGISTVARFSFKMFTFTNFSSIYLHCQVHLCLLRQNNCSAHCYPGYHMLRVQRDVSYQESADITLGPLVMMRDSKNKRMKSSASGQLTSVVTLLVSLLTAKTLT, encoded by the exons ATGGGAAGCCAAATCATGCTGCGTGTGCTGATTTTGGGGATGATAA GACCCCTCTACCCGATTGCTGGAACAACAAGCTCTCGATCCGATGATGGAAGTTCCCCTCAAATTTCTCTGCAACGACCTTTTGCTTATTTCGGACATCTGTATCACAACATTTAT GTGAACCACAATGGACATCTGACCTTTGACCATTCATGGCATAGTTACACGCCTGAAAGGTTTCCAATGCATGGGTCCAGAGATATCATCGCTCCATTCTGGACAGATTTagacaacagaggaaatggcCAGATCAGCTACCAACAATACACAAGTGGCAGTGTCCTCCAACGAGCTACACACGACATTAATAGCTACTTCCCAGGCTTGAACTTCATTGCCAACTGGGTCTTTGTTGCAACATGGTATGAGGTGGCCTACTATCCAACCACAGGAACA GCTGGATATGACACCATCCAATCCATTCACCATTTCTCCATCCCTGGATCGTTTTCTGATGCTTCACAAGGCAGTAACTCAAATTTTCGGCTGAGGAGCAATGTCAATGTACCCGGTCGCTGGGCTTTCCGGACAGACAGTGGAACAAGAGGCTGCACTTTCAATG AGCAATGTGGTCGTGGGCTGCCCTACTATAGAGTAGAGGGCAAGAACGAGCACCGGGGCAGCACCCGAGTTTCCTGGACACGACTGGTCAAAGTGTTTGTCTATGGTGAAACCATTGAACTTGTTAAAGGACGTCGTGGTGAGGCTAAG GTTAATGGAAACTTTGCAGCCACTCCGATCTCCCTTGGCAACGGCACTGTTCAGGTTTATCAGACTGGTTTTTCTGTGATCGTCAGCACTGACTTTGGCTTGGAGGTATCCTATGACACAAACCATTATGTCAAGATCCGTCTGCCCTACACTTATCAGAATGCAACATGTGGCCTGTGTGGAGACTTCAATGGTAATCCCAGGGATGACTTTCGAACCCGTCAAGGCGAAGTCGTGAGTTCAGACGTGATTTTTGCCAACAGCTGGCAAGCACCAGGGGACAATGAGGCTGGTTGTGGGACCCGATGTGGAGGTCTAGACTGTGCTGGCTGCACTGCGGCTCAGACAGCTTTATACAGCAATACTGCCCACTGTGGTATCCTCCAGAGCACTTCTGGACCTTTCTCTTCATGCCATCATCAACTTCCCCCACAAAGTTTTGTGCAAAGCTGTGTGTATGATCTTTGTGTAGGAGGAGGGTATCAGCCCATTCTGTGCCAAGCCCTAAATGTGTATGCCAGTCGGTGTCAACAGAATGGTGTACAGCTGCcaagctggaggagagaaggcTTCTGTG AAATCCCCTGCCCATCCAACAGCCACTTTGAGTCCCAAGGCACAGGTTGTCCAGCTACCTGTGTTAATCCCAATTCTACCCACAACTGCCCTCTTCCTGCCCAGGAGAGCTGCATCTGCAATGCAGGCTACATCCTCAGCGGTGGAGTCTGTGTCCCTCATGCAGAGTGTGGCTGCAGCTTTGAGGATCGCTACTACCGCTCTGGAGAAACTGTAATACTAGACGAGGACTGTGGGAGACGTTGTAGATGCAGTTACGGCTCCATGACCTGTCACTCCCACAGTTGTGACCATCTTGAATCatgcagggtggaggagggagaaagagggtgCAGACCTAACAGCTATGCAACATGTTGGACAAAAGGCCCAGGGTCATATCATACATTTGATGGACTGGCATACCAGTATCCTGGAGCATGCCGACTGACCCTTGCCAAAGTAATGGGATTGTCAAGTCACCCCCACTTTATGGTGACAGCAGAAAAAGTGCCCAGAGGCCTGCAGGGTTTTGCCCGGGTGCTGAAGTTTGAGGCAGAGGGAACGCAAATTTCCATTGAAATGGCAGGTAGCAGCAAAGTTCAG GTTGACAGTCGGCGGATCAGACTACCTTTCAGCTCAGCATCCAACCGAATCCAGATCTACCACAGCAGCATCCACAGTATCATCCTTCGCACCTCCTTTGGTGTAACTGTGCAGACCGTCTGGCCTCACTTTGTGCGTGTCACTGCGCCAGGTATCTACAGTGGTTCGCTAGGTGGACTCTGTGGTAATTACAATGGTCACCCGCATGACGACTTTCGCACACCCAATGGCATTCTGGTCAACAGCTCTCAGGATTTTGGGGACAGCTGGCGGGATGGCTCCCTCGCTGCACACTGCGTGGACAGAGTAAATCATAATTCCA gtttttctccagaaCAAACCTGCCCTCAAAACAGTCATTATGAACTCTGTGGAACCTCTTGTCCCTCCGCCTGCCCCagcctctctttccctttcacCTGCACCACGGTGTGCCAGGAGGGCTGCCAGTGTGATGACGGTTTTGTCCTCAATGGAAACCAGTGTGTGCCACCAATAGCCTGCGGATGCTATCACCAAGGGCGCTATCGGCGAGGGGGTGAACAGTTCTGGGATGGTGAGGAATGTCAGAGCTTGTGTAGCTGTAATGGGACTACTGGGGCTGTCCACTGTGTTCCCAACTCCTGTGGTCCCCAGGAGTCCTGCCGTGTGGTGGATGGTGAGTTTGGCTGCCATCCCAGCCCTCATGGCACCTGCTCTGCCTCTGGAGACCCCCACTACCTCACTTTTGATGGCAAGGCCTATGACTTCCAGGGAACCTGCCGCTATGTTCTGGCGACCCCTTGTAATACCACTGATGGACTCCACCAGTTTTCAGTGGAGGCTAAGAATGAGCCGTGGAATGGGTGGCCAGTTTCAATCACAGCTGAAGTGTTTGTGAATGTTTGGGGCTATCGAGTGCACATGTCGAGGGACAACCACGGTGTCGTACAG GTAAACGGAGTTACTAAAAATCTACCAATTGTCCTGAATGGAAGTCATGTTTCTATATATGCAAGTGGATCTCGCACATTTGTCAGTGCTGATTTTGGTGTGAGCGTCACATATGATGGATGGAGTACAGTGTCTATCTCTGTACCTTCAAGTTACAG AGGGAAAATGTGTGGACTTTGTGGAAATTTCAATGGAAATCCAAATGATGAGTGGCACACCCCTTCTGGAATGATGGTCAATACTCCAAATGAGTTTGGGAGAACTTGGAAAGTGGCTGGCAACTACACCTGCAGTGATGGGTGTGGCTCCTCCTGCCCACGATGCACCAATGATCGACCTGCTAGAGCCCAGTGTGAGGTTATTCAGGCAGCTGACGGCCCCTTTAGCTTCTGCCATGAGCAGGTGGACCCAGCACCATATTttagtgactgtgtgtttgatgtatgTGT CCATTACGAGTTGTGTGGTACTGACTGTGGCCACACCTGTGCCAGCAGCATTGATGCCACCTGTGAGGAGGTTTGCTCTGAAGGATGTTTCTGTGACGAGGGCTTCGTCAGGAGTGGGACAACATGTGTCCCTGTGGAAAGCTGTGGCTGCCAATATGATGGCTTCTACTATAAT GCTGGTGAATCCTTCTGGACAGAGGGTTGCTCCCAGCGGTGTGAGTGCCATGCTCCCAATGACCTGCGCTGCTCTGCTTCATCTTGCACTCCTGCACAAGAGTGCACCATCAGAAATGGGCAGCTGGGCTGCTTCGATGCAATGTCTACTTGCACTGTGTGGGGGGACCCACATTACATCACATTTGATGGGGCTCTGGCTCATTTCCAGGGCACATGCTCTTACATCATTTCTGAAAGCGTGAGCCACGGCATCAATGAAACCCAGTTTCAGGTAGTAGCCACCAACAATCACCGCGGCAACAACCGCGTGTCATTTGTATCAGCAGTGGATATATACCTCTCAAATCAACTAGAGAGTACATATATCAGGATTGGACCCAACAAAAGAGTAAAG GTAAATGGAAGTGAGGTGTCTCCTCCCACCACTGCAGGACCCTTAGCTCAG TCCAGTTTGACGGCCACAGTACTCTACTGGTCAGAGTCGGTCAAAACCGTGAAAACAGAGTCATCGGGATGTGTGGAAACTTCAACAG ACCCTGCAGATGACAAAGTCTTGCCCAATGGCACCTCGGCACAAAACGATAATCACTTCGGACACAGCTGGAAAGCACCCACAAGCCAAGCAGG ATGTGGATCCACAGATGAAAGGAATGGTGATGGATTGAACGACTGTCCCTTTATGGGAGAATACTCTGAGCTCTGTAGTGTCATCACCAACACTAGCGGCCCATTCAGTGCCTGTCACCTGCACTCCGACCCTCAGCCATTTTTCAGTTCCTGTGTCTACGACCTCTGCCTCTACACTCCAGCCAATGGCATGCTGTGCTCTGCTGTCTCAGCCTATGAGAGAACCTGCTCAGTTTTGGGACTGAACATCCCCGACTGGCGCTCGGGTTTGCAGTGTG CTGAATCAGACCCCTGTGAACAGCTGGACTGCACAGAATATGAGTGGTGTGGTGAGAAAGACGGTGTTTACGGCTGCTTCTGTGATGAGCACCACCATCGGCCCAACAACGAGAGCTACG ATTCGTCAATCACTTGTGTGAGTAGCTCAGCTACCATGTCCGTGTCGCGCTGCCAGCTGTTTGAAGCTGGCTTTTACTCCAGCGCACTCCACCTGCGGGAAGACTCCTGCAATGGGACCCTCCAGGACGGCCGACTGGTGTTCCATTTTAACAATGACGAAAACCTGTGTGGGACAGTTCTCAGG AGCAACGGAACCCATTTCATCTATGAGAACACCATCCAGGGTGACGTGGACCCCCATGACGGTCTAATTAGCCGCCAGAGAAACATTCATCTGCCTTTCTGCTGCGAATATCCACTGGTCCAGGCGCTGTCTATGGCTGTAGGCATCAACCCTGTAGAGAG CATTGTGAGGAAGAAGCTTCCATCTGGCCGCGGACTTTATCATATGAGGATGATCCCCTACCAGGACGCTGGCTTCCACTTCCCCTTGACCAGCGGCAGGAACATAGAAATGGAAATCGACCAGAGGCTGTACGTGGAGGTGCGGACAGAAGGAGTCGATCAGCGGCAGATCTCCACCATTCTGGACTCTTGTTGGGCCACGCCGGTCAACCTCCCCAGCTACCCTGTCCGCTGGGATCTCATTAGTGCAGA GTGTCCGAATCCAGCAGATGGTACAGTTGAGCTGGTTCAGAACGGCATCTCCACTGTGGCCCGATTCTCCTTCAAGATGTTCACCTTTACCAACTTTTCATCCATCTACCTGCACTGTCAGGTCCACCTGTGTCTTCTGAGACAAAACAACTGCAGCGCT CATTGCTACCCCGGTTACCACATGCTCAGAGTTCAGAGGGACGTATCCTACCAAGAGTCTGCAGACATCACGCTAGGACCGCTTGTCATGATGCGCGATAGCAAAA ATAAAAGGATGAAAAGCAGTGCTTCAGGCCAGTTGACCTCCGTGGTGACCCTGCTGGTCAGTTTGCTGACTGCCAAAACCCTAACCTAG